The sequence CCTGTGCGCCGTGCTGATCCGTTACGGTAAGGGTTACCGGATAAACACCTGGCTTGCCGATCGTTGCCGATACCTCTTTCCCCATCCGCTTTTCTGAGCCGATCTGCCAGGAGTACGTCAGTTGATCACCGGGATCATAATCTTTCGAGCCAGCCGCCGACAGCGCGATTGTCATTGGTGCGGCTCCATATCGTTTATCAATCCGAATATCAGCGATCGGGTTTCGATTGCCTTCTGAATAGTCGACCCGAATCAGTCCGGCATCGGTGTTGTTGGCAAACCAATTGGTGCCGTACGCCAATATGTACAAAGAACCGTCGCGATTGAACTGCATATCCATCGGAGCAATTAATTTCAGATGGCTCAGAAAGGGCTCCATGCGTACATAATTGCCGTCTTTATCGAGCGTTACGGCCATCATCCATCGGCGTATCCAATCATAGATCAGTAGCTTACCATCGTAATAATCAGGTAATCGGTTCTTTTTATCGGCAAACTGATCACGGTAGTAGATCGGGCCCGCCATGGCACTGGCCCCGCCTTTGCCCACCAAAGGAAACCGTTTCGACGCCTGTTTGCCGTACCAGATCATCGCTGGCTGGGCCGCTGGCAGTTCACGAATACCCGTATTATGGGGTGAGTTGTTGACCGGATGCAACGGGTCTTGTTTAGGGCCTTCCTGCTTGGTCGCAAAGTCATATTTCGGGAAGGCCTCGTTGTTGCCCAGAAAATACGGATATCCGAAAAAGCCGGGCTTCCGGGCCTGATTGATTTCGTCATAACTCAGCGTACCTTCTTCGGCAGGCACATTCGTATCGGGGCCGACATCCCCCCAATACACATACCCATTCTTCGGATCGACCGACAACCGGAATGGATTCCGGCAGCCCATCACATAAATCTCAGGCCGCCCTCTGGAACCATCTTTTGGAAACAGATTGCCATCGGGGATGGAATAGGTGCCATCAGCTTCGGGTTTAATACGAAGGATTTTACCGCGCAGATCCTTGCTGTTGGCGGTTGACGCCTGATCATCGGAGAGTTCGCGACCGGGCCGTTCGTCGGTTGGGTTGTGCCCTTCGATTTCCTCGGCATTGGTGTTATCTCCGGTAGAGAGGTACAATAAACCATTCGAAAAGGTCAGGTAACCCGCCGAGTGACAACAATATTTACGCTGAGTCGGAATCTCCAGCAATACTTTTTTCGACGCCTGACTGAGCTGATCGCCTTTCAGTTCATAACGAGCCAGTTGGCTAACCCACTTTTCACCCCTAACTCCGTAATAAAGATAAATCCAGTTGTTCTGCACAAAATCCGGATCAACAGCCACCCCAGAAGCCCATCCTCGATGCCGCTGAACACATTGATATGGGCAATGGTTTTGAGTTGTTTAAGCTCAGCATCGTATAATCGAACACCTCCTTTTCGCTCTACAATCAACACGTTGTTGTTGGGCAAAATGCCCATTCCCATCGGTTCGTCCAGCCCCTGCACCAACTGCATGGCCGTAAAGCGACTACTGTCGGGCGCATCGGTTCGCTGCTCCGACCAGAGCTGTGGTGATCGCTGCGACGTGAACGAAAACCACAATGTCGTCAGCAGCAAAAAGGCATTCATCAATTTCATAATGTTCGTCAGGGGGTTTAGGATGAGTAATACGCCTGGAAAGCGCCGAAACCGAAGGCTGGCCGCATCCAGTCGAAAGTAGGAGCCAGCATCTACTCTACTGTGCTTTCCAGTCGCATCACTTCGTTACTGAACGCGTTTTTCCATATCGGGCAACGTGACTTCAACCATGCGTCCGATGGGTTTTCCATTCCGGTAGGCCACAACCTTTACCCGATCGGCCCCTTTTGGCATCAGGAAAGGCTGGGTATACAAAGGAAAATGGTCGTCAGGCACCGTATTATCCGTCGAATAATAAAGATAAGTATCGGGCAGCTCACTACTAAGCAAGATTTCCATCATGCCCATTGGGTGTTTTTTCAGCGTAACAATCGGGTTGTAGACACTACGCGAGTAATTCACCTCCTGCGCATCGAATCGCTTGAAATGAGTTTCCATCCGATCGACAAAATTGGGCCAGTTCCGCCGTTCTTTTGGCGACCATAACACCTCGGCCAGGGCAAACGCCCGTGGCCAGACCATGTATTCGGCATGGCGGTTATTCGGTACACTTTCAGCCCAGAGATTGCCCTGCCCACCCAGAATTAAGTTAACATCGACGCTGTCGGGAACCGGCTCGAACGTGTACGACGTGCTCAGCCGATTGATGCCATACGTACTGGGTTCGGCCGATGCTTCACCCTGGTATAAATCGAGGTAACAGAACTGGTACGGTGTCATAATAACCGGGTGGCCCTGTTTGGCTGCTTCAATACCGCCTTTCATACCACGCCAGCTCATGACGGTCGCATCGGGTGCGAGACCGCCTTCCAGAATTTCATCCCAGCCAATCAGCTTTTTCCCTTTCGACTGCACGATCTTTTCGACCCGCTTAATGAAATAACTCTGCAACTCTTCCACACTGCTGAGGTTATTGGCAGCCATGGTGGTTTTACACTCCTCGCAGCTGGACCAGAAACCTTTGTACGCTTCGTCGCCACCAACGTGGATATAAGGGCCTGGAAATAGTTGAGCAATCTCGGTGAATACCTTGTCGATGAACAAATACGTGCTGTCGTTGCAGGGATTGAGCGTATTGTCTTCGAGTTTATAGAATTTACCATTGGGTGGCACAACCACCTGCTTTTTGCCGCAGGTCAGGCTGGGGTAAGCCGCAATGGCCGACATGATGTGGCCCGGCATATCGATCTCCGGTACGACGGTGATATGTCGCTCCTGAGCATATTGGACAATTTCACGGATATCGTCCTGCGTGTAAAAACCACCATACGATGGCAATTCGCCCGGTTGTGGATTCTCAATATCCCACCAGCGACCCGTTCGGGGCACACGCCAGGCACCTACTTCCGTCAATTTAGGCAGGCTATTGATCTGAATACGCCATCCCTGATCGTCGGTCAGGTGCCAGTGGAAAACGTTGAATTTGTACAGCGCCATTTGATCGATAAACCGCTTTACAAACGCCTTATCGAAAAAGTGACGACTCACATCCAGCATCAATCCGCGCCAGCCAAACCGGGGCTGGTCGCGAATGTGCAGAGCCGGAACTGACTGGTCACGGAATGATTTCGCAACAGGCAGCAATTGACGAATCGTTTGCAGACCATAGAACAGTCCGGCGGCTTCAGGAGCCGTCAGAATAATACCCGTTGGTGCCACCACCAGATCATACCCTTCCGGCCCTACGCCCGCTACGGGAGCTAATCGAACCGTAATGGCTTTGGTGGGTCTGGCCATATCTGTTGTCGGAATTCCGGGCAGATTATCCGTCACCATTTTGCGCACATCGGGGGCGGGTGTCAGTATTGATAGGCGGGTTTGGGCGGTGATTGCAAACGCGCCAATAGCTGGTTCAAGCGTTTGTGGAGCAGGAATAAGCGCTGGAATCGGTACCTGGGCCGAAGCCGTAACCGCCAGCAAGAGCAGAACAATTAATTTATGCATTATAAATAAGGTTTAGAACAACCGTCTCTTAGACGTAAATCCGCGCTTACGGTTTAGGCCATTGGGTTTCAATTCCCTGCGAGCGAATCATCGTCTGAAATCCATCGAGCAACTGTTCTTTCTCCCGCACGACGCGCGGAATTACTTTCTTATCAAGCGAATACGCAACCAGCATCCCTACAGCCTCCCCGATGCTCCACTCCACCGGATGCAGTCGATAACAGCCATTGGTAATGTGTGTTGTACCGATGTTTTTATTGGCAGGCAGCAGGTTTTCGACCCGTTTTGGCAATAAAGCCCCCAATGGGATCTGGAAGGGCAGGGAACCAAAATCAATGTAGTTATTGCCGCCCGTACTGGGGTGTAAATCAATATGGTAATAGCCCACGCCTACGCTGTCGGAAAATTCGGCAGCAGTATTGTCGGTCTTCTTTCCCGTTATCAATGCCCGGTTATCGGCACCGACATGCTCTTCCAGGACGGTAAATACCGCTTTGATGCGCCTTGATTCCCGGATGTACGGGTATTTGGCCAGACCATCTTCAGTGCCCATCATATCACCACGCAGGCGAAGGCCGGTCCATCCCAGCCCGCCATCGGGGCGTGGGGCTTCGGTCTGAAGCCAATAGAGCAGCGATAAGCTCAACTGCTTGGCCCGCTCAACGTGTTTCTTAAAATCCTTTTCGCTGGCCCCGATCAGGTTACCGAGCGAGTAATCGTTCTGTGGCCAGTTTACGCTCGAAATGTCGCCCGCATACGTACCGGGTTTGAAGTTGTCTTTGCTGATAATCCGGCGGTAATTCCACAGGTTGAGGCTATCGCCAGTGCTGACTCCTTCGGGATGAAAACCCAGCTTTTTCGGTTCCAGCGTTTTAGGATTCGAATAGGCCAGATCCAGCAGTTTACCAGACCAAACGGGTGTAACCTTAGGGGTATAGTTGCGCCAGAAATCGTACTCTTTGGGCTTATCGATGACGTGGTTAGTACCCGGAATATAATCCATCGCAAAGCACATCGTAAATGCCTGACAGTTGTCCGGATCGGCCTTTTCGGGGGCGTGTAGCTCCCGCGTTTCCTGGCGCGATTCAGCTCCAGTCACGAATTCGGTGCCGGTCAGCGGCAACAGATCACCCAGTTCGGTAGCATCGACAAAATAAGAGGCCGACAGGATAACTTCGTTGCCTGTCTGCTGGCTAACGGCTTTGAGGGCACGGACTTTATCGCCACTAACATCGGCACCCGTAATTTTGTGTTCGATCAGCACGGTTAGCTGACCCGCGCTGATGTAGGGCGCCAGCATCTGTTGCAGAACCGCCAGTGCCACCCGTGGTTCATGGCAGAGTTTCGACACAACCCCATCGCCGGGATTCAGATTCGGGCGTGTTTTGGCCGACTCCGTCAATGGATAATTCTGGCGATAGTAGTTTCGGATGGCGTTCCGAAAATCACGGTAAAGCTTCGTTGCTCCATGCGTTTCAATCCACTGATGTTCATCAGGCGGAACGCCCTGCTGGGTCAATTGGCCGCCAATCCAGTCGGTTTCTTCGGTTAAAACCACTGTCAGTTTATTCCGTAAGGCAGCCAGAGCCGCAGCGCAACCACCCAACCCGCCACCGGCTATGACCAGATCGACCTTGCGTTCGGCCTGGCCGACTCGCCAAAAGGATTGCCCGACAAGGCTATGGGCAGTTGCAGGAAATGTCAGCAGTGGCGCCGTTAAAGCAGCGCCACTGCTGATCGATAATCGTTCAATAAAATTCCGTCGATTCATTCGTACTAAGCTAAAAATCTTCTGTGTAGCGGTGGGTTTCTATTGCCAGGATATAGCCTATAAAACACCACCGCTACAGATTCTACCAACCAGAATTTTGCGTCAGCAGTGGGTTAATGTCACGTTCAGATTGTGGAACGGGCAGCAAGGTAAGTTTTGGATACCAGAATCGGTTTTCGCGCACGTAGCGAAGGCTTTCACTTCCTGTGTAAACGGGAATACTGTTGAGATCGTGGGCAGCACTCGTTTTAAAGGTCGGGGCCGCAGGTACTTTAGCCGGATCTTTGGCAGCACCCATCACCGGCTGCGGCATCGCAATATCAGCGATTCCCCACCGGCGAATATCGAACCAGCGGAAGCCCTCCATCGCCAGCTCGGCAACGCGCTCACGACGAATCAACTGACGGAGTTTATTCTGATCTTTCTGAATGGCCACCTCTACGATTGGTTGACCGGCACGTTTTCGAACCAGATTCATGGCATTGATCACCGAATCGTCGAGCTGGTTGAGCTCAATTCTGGCTTCGGCATACATCAGCAGGATCTCGGCGTAGCGCATCATGATGAATCCAACCCGCGCCGTAAACGCATCTTCGGCCGTCAACGTGTATTTGGCATGCAGTAAGCCGACGCCACTTTTAGCCGGTCCAAAGGCATTGTCGAAATCAGCGTTAGTACTGGTTGACCAGGCACCACTCGCATTTCTGAACGAGGTCGTGTTCTTGTAAATGTCGTATACCAGTGTTTTCAGGTTCATCGAGATCGTATCGCCCGGAATCGCTACCGTATACTTTAACCGAAGATCACGATTCCGGCTGGGTTTGGCCGGATCATATACCGACGACTCATCGATACGTTTTCCATCTTTCGCTTCGAACATATCGACCAGTCGTTGCTGCGGAAACCGCCCGGACTGGCCACCAGCCGCCCGCGAAATACTGCCCAGTGGAAGGTATGTAATCGAATTTGCATCGGCTTCCGAATGAAGAATCTGGTACATGATCTCTTTCCCGGTATTGGCCGTTTGCCCCGTCCGCGTGAACAACTCACCAAAGTTTGGATTCAGATTCAGCCCGGCCCCGTCGATGATCTGTTTGGCCGCATCGGCGGCAACCTGATACTCTTTGTTGAAGAGCGCCGTACGTGCTTTATAGCCCAGCGCAACGGCCTTGCTCATCCGCCCCGGATCGGCAGGAGCCCAGGCCAGAACGGCTGCGGCAGCATCTAATTCACTGTACATAAACTTGATAACATCCGCCTTAGGCGTACGGGTTTGTGAATAAAACTCCGTTGGCAGTAAAGGTTTGGTGATCAGGGGCACATCACCAAACAGAAATACCAGATAAAAATACGCATAGGCACGCAACACCCGCGCTTCGGCCTGAAGCCGGTTATAGGTAGCGGCTGGCACATTATTTTTGCCAACTTCCATGCCTTCGAGCATCGTATTCGCCTGCTGAATGGTGGTGTAGGCAAAGGTCCAGATGGCTTTTGGATGTGCGTTGAACACGTCGAAATTGCCTTCCCCCAAATCAACCGCCCGCAATAGGGCAATATCTGTCCAGCCGTCCATAATCGACTGATAGGGTGTATTGCCGGTATTCCAGTAAGCCGATTTGTAAATGCCGTTCAGGGCAACATTCATTTCGGTCTGGTTATTAAAAAACTGACCCGTAGCCGGAGCATCCAGCGGGACCTGTTCGAGGTAATCTTTGCAGCCCGAAAACAAGGTCATCGACAGGCACAAACTTGTTATGTAGAGAAGTCTTTTTTTCATGGCTTTAGAAATTGATGTTCAGACCAACGGTATAGGTTCGCATGATGGGGTAAAACTCACCGCCCGTATCACGTTGCTCCGGATCGAAACCGGGGAAGAATTTCGTCCAGGTAACCAGATTCTGGCCACTCACATAGACCCGTGCCGACTTGATTTTCGCTTTCGTGGTCAAAGCGGTTGGCAGCGTATAGCCCAGAACGACGTTTTTCAGGCGCAGATAAGCAGCCGAACGCACCCAGAAGGACGACGTCACGTAATTATTCGGAATGCTGTTGACCGTAAGGCGGGGGTAAGCGGCTCCGGTATTTTCCGGCGACCAGTAGTCTTTCTGGTACTCAAACATGGTTCCCTGAAAGTTTGCCGAGTAGAAGGGTTGTGCCGCCGTGCCCGACAGGTAATTATCTTTCTTGCCAACGCCCTGAAAAAAAGCCGTGAAATCGAAGCCTTTGTATTGTGCCGACAGGTTCACACTATATTCGTAACGAGGGAAATAATTGCCCAGAATGGCCCGGTCGTAGCTGTCGATTTTGTTATCCGGAACACCGTTAGGCCCACTGATGTCGCGGTACCGAATATCGCCCGCAGCCGAGTTTCCGTATTGGAAGGGTGCATTCTTCACTTCTTCCGCGCTCTGAAACAGCCCATCGGCGATGTAGCCGTAATACGAATCCAGGGCGTAACCTTCCTGCTGAATCGTAGCTCCGTTGATAATCTGTTTTCCGCCGTTATTGAGCAGCGTATTCTTTACATCCGATGCATTTACCTGCACCTGATAGCTGAAATCGCGGATTTTGTCACGCCAGCCAATCCCCAGTTCCCAGCCTTGATTGCGCATCGAACCGGAATTGACAAAAGGGGCTGTAAGGCCAACATAGGCCGGAACCGGCACCAGCTGGAGCATGTCGACAATGTCGCGCTGGAAGAAATCGGCGGTTATGTTCAGGCGATTGCGTAGCAAACTGAAGTCGCCACCGATGTCCAGAATTTTCGAGGTTTCCCAGCGTATGTTGGGGTTAGCCGCCGTTGTCAGGGCGTAGCCCGGATTGACGGTGTTGTTGAAATAGTAATTGTAGGCCGAACCCGAGTTAAACAGTGAATAGGTTGGGTAATAGTCGGCGACACCGTTCCGGATCAGGTTCTGGTTTCCCAGCGAACCATACGAAGCCCGAATTTTTGCTTCGTTGACCACTTTATTGATCCCCGCCCAGAATTTTTCCTGCGAAAGTCGCCAGCCTGCCGACACGGACGGGAACAGTTGCCACCAGTTGCTCTCCCTGAACCGCGACGACGCATCCCAGCGACCATTCACTTCCAGCAGGTATTTTTCGTCGTAATTATAGTTCAACCGACCATAGGCCGACACCATCGAGTAACGGCTTTCACCACCGCTCATGCTTTGCCCCAGTTGATCGCCACTGTTCAGGTAGGGTCGGTCGGGCGAGAGCAGATTCTGGCGGAATGTATTCACAAAACTCGTCCGAAAATCTTCGGTACTGAAGCCGCCCAATAGCGTGAAGCCGTGTTTACCAAACGATTTGTTATAGGTAGCCTGCGCCCGGAACAGATTCTGGTAGTTCTGGGAATAATTGTCACTCAGCGAATTCAGAGCGGGCCAGGGCCGTGCAAAAACAAGCGTATTGTTGGCCACATCGGCGTTATAGATGTCGTACTGGTCCATGAACTGCCGATTGCGCGATGTGTAGTAGTTGGCGCTATACGTTGCGAGTAACTCCAGGCCCGAAATCAGCGTATAGGTCAGCGATCCTTTGATGATCTGCGAATCGGTCAGATTCCGGTTAAAACCACCATCCTGCGCCTGAGCTGCCGGGTTTGCGTTCGACCAGCCCTCTCCCCACTGGCCGGTATTATATTGACCGGGCGTAATGGCCGGAAAACCCAGCATTTCGCGAATAATGTACTGAGGAGTATTCTGTCCCGGCCACAGGCGGTTCGATTTATTCAGGACCAGATCCATCGAGGCCGACAGCTTATTGGTGATTGCCACGTCGGTATTGAACCGCAGATCCATCCGTTTGTAGTTCGTGTTGGCTGTCAACCCATTCTGATCCAGAAAGCTGCCCGATGCGAACAATTTAACACGCTCACCACCAACCGATACATTGAGGTTATGGTTCTGCATCAGACCATTATTGGTCAATACCAGCTTCCGCCAATCGGTGTTGAACAGCGTCAGATTATCCGGGCCCTTTTTCTCATAAGCCGCAATTTGCTGGGTAAACGCGGCCGGAAGGCCACTATTGGCCTGAGCCACATCCCAGAATTTCATGTGCTCCAACCCATTTACTTTTTGGGGCAGATCGGTTGGTTCCTGCTTCAGGCCGTAGGCGTTATAACTGACATTGACACCTTTTGCGCCCCGCTTGGTCGTAACCAGTACAACGCCATTGGCGGCCCGCGAACCATAGACTGCAGCGGCAGCGGCATCTTTCAGAATCGAAATGCTGGCAATGTTATTGGGATCGATAGCATCCAGACTCATCTCGACGTTATCGACCAGAATCAACGGGTTCTGGCCAGCGTTGATCGAACCGACTCCGCGGATACGAATCGTTCCTGCATCACCGCCCGGCACACCCGATTGCTGGGTGATAGTAACTCCCGGCGCGGCTCCCTGCAACGCCAGCGATGTCGAACCTACCTGCCGATTTGTGAGCGATTTACTTTCGATCACGGCCACAGAACCGGTGAGGTTCACTTTCTTCTGTGTTCCATAACCGACCACAACTACTTCATTCAGCATTTTGGTGTCTTCGGCCAGCGCAGCATCATACTCTCCGGCTCCATTGAACGGAACCTCTTTGCCCACTGTCCCCATGAACGAAAACACAAGCGTACCACTTTGCTCATTCACCCGTAATGTATAGCGCCCATCCGCGTCCGTTGTGGTACCCAACGTCGTGTTTTTGACAACCACAGTCACCCCCGGCAGAACGGCACCGTTCGCATCGGTAACTTTCCCCCGAAGCACCTGGCTCTGGGCAAAAACATTGGCGTGTTGGCACAGCGTGATCAGCAAAGCCAATAGCCAGCTTATACGCCATCTCTGCGTAAATAAGTGTTGCATAATTAAATTTATCTGGTGTTAGTAAAGAGAAAACGAGGATTAGTTTTCGGGAACAGAGTGACAGCTTATCGTAAAATCGATCATGGCTTCGAAGGTGCGGTTCCAGGGCAGGTCAAACCGTAATGCCGTGGGTTTGGTACAGCGAACGGCTTGCTGTAAGCTTCCGGGTCGCTTCTGTTCGTAATTGGTAACCAGCTCATCGAATGATTGCTGAAGAAGTTTCAGGCAGTACGCTTCAACCTGACTGGTTGTCTCATCGCTCATGAGCGTTGAACTTCGCCCGACCTGTTTGGCAAACTGGTTGGCCTTCGCCCGGATCAGGTTGTGGAAATAATAATCATCGAGCACCCGGTGAATCAGAAACCAGCTCTGGGCCGTCCAGATGCGATTGGCTACGCTGGATTGTTTCATTAGTTTTGCTTCACCCAGCGTGAAAATCACTCCCTGCGGCAAGGCCGTTCCGATCGTGTTGCCCGCCGTATTCCAGGACGCATACCCGCTTAATTCAGGCAGTAAATGCCGTTTTTCCAGCGCCATTGTAAAGGGGGTATCTCCTCCCTGTACATCGCCTTTCGGATCGATATCGGCGACGATGACGCGTTTGTTTTGTTTGATTTTCGCGTCTATTTCATCCGCAAAGCTATCGGCCCGACCGGGTTCAAACCGCGAGGCAAAGACGTAATACAGGACATCGGCATCGCGCTCATCATTTACCTCCTGCGAACCGGTAGCTTTGATATGATAGCTAACCGTCTGACGCAAAGGCCGGTCTTCGAAAGGCATTACCGTGTTACCGAGCTTTTCTGAGGAGTAAACAGCTTTCACCTTCGGCGAATAGGTTGCATGTTTATTGAGTGCACGCGCCAGCAACAGCATCGACACTTCGTCGGCGCCGGGTTGTACGGCAATTTTGTCGGTCAGTTTTAGCCGTCGGGTTTCTGTGATCAGCGTTTCCCGGTCGGCAATATGAACGCCCTTCGGCTTGGCGTCGTCCTGTGTCAACAACAGGTAATCGATAACTCCCCGCCGAACCAGGTCAATGGCCTGTTGATTCACACGCAGATTGCGGGAGCGAGCCTGTTTGTAGTCTGCTAATCCTTCAGCCGGGATTTCCTGCTCCAGTTTTGCAGTTTCGGCCTTCGCTGCCGGATCGGTAGCCACCGAAATTTCGGCCCACTGAGCCAGCTTTTCGCGGTACGCACCATTCTTGCGGTCAGCCGTCGGAGCAAGGCGCATCACGACACTCTGCCCGTAAATTTTCAAACCAGGTGCCCGCTTACGCATAGTTGCTACAATGTCGAGCCGCTTGATGGCTACCTCGAAGGGCACGTCATGCACCCGCGAACCAACCAACCCACCATAGGCCAGCATATCGAGCGCGATAATGGCGGCATCGAACGACTTCAGATCCTGTTCCTGTAACCAGGAAATGATTTTGTCGGACTGGCCGGGTGTCGTAAATCGGCCGAGTAGCTCCAAAGGTGGTGTAACGACCTGTGCGTCGCCAATGAGGCCCATTCGCTGCGTAAACTGTAAGCAGGGCGGGCGGTCATCGAGCGGAATCAGCAGAATCCGGGCGTTGTAGGCAGGCTCTTTGCCAGCAAAAGCCGAAAGACTTAAGCCAGCAACGAACACAAGAAAGGTTAGGAAACGAGTCATGTTTTTGGAAGGGAGAAAAATTATAGGTCAGTAGCTGCTTTATAGCCGTTGATCCCGTAGAAAAGGATGTAGCCGTAGCAGACTATAGGCAGCAGAAAGGCAATGGGCCACGTAAAATGATCGATCAGCAGACCCTGGCAGAACGACACTACGGCCCCGCCCGCAATGGCTGTTGAGAGCAAACCCGAAGCCTGGGTCGTGAATTTGCCCAGCCCCTGCACCGCCAGCGAAAAAATGATCGCGAACATGATGGAGTTACACAACCCAACGGCGATCATTGTCCAGACGGCCAGATGGCCCGCCGAGTTGATTGAAATCGCAACCAACGCAATAGCTACGGTAGCGCAAACGGCCAGAATAGAGGACGGCTTCACCGATTTTAGCAGAAGTGCACCCACAAACCGGCCAATCAGCATGCTCCCCCAGTAAAAAGCCACATAGCTGTTCGCGTCTTTTTCCGAAATATGGATGGCATCCGTAATGTAGTTCGTCAGGAAAGTGCCAATGGACACTTCGGCACCGACATAACAGAAAATGCCGCCGAGGCCGAACCGAAGATTCCGAAACGAGAAAACACTTTTTCCGGATTCTACCTCATTTGTTCCGGCAGTAGCTTTGATGACAGGTAAGCGAAGCCACCACACAACCAGCGCAATACAGGCCAGTAACGCAGCGATTCCCAGGTAGGGATACCGGACGGCATCGCTCGATGCATGACTTTGTTCGAGCGGAGCCAGAATAAAATAAGCCCCGAACAACGGCGCAACGGTGGTTCCGATGGAGCCTACTCCCTGAATTAGCGTTAGTCGGGAAGAGGCCGTTTTTGCCGGGCCCAAAATTGTGATGTACGGATTGGCCGCCACCTGCAACAACACAATACCAATGGCAATGATGAACAGTGCGGCCAGAAACAGCGCGTATAAATGCAGTGCCGAAGCAGGAAAAAACAAGATCGCTCCCACCGCAGCAATGGCAAACCCCATGACCATACCGGTTTTGTACCCCACTTTCTCTACAATTTTCCCGGCCGGGATCGACATAATTCCGTAGG comes from Spirosoma aureum and encodes:
- a CDS encoding SusC/RagA family TonB-linked outer membrane protein: MQHLFTQRWRISWLLALLITLCQHANVFAQSQVLRGKVTDANGAVLPGVTVVVKNTTLGTTTDADGRYTLRVNEQSGTLVFSFMGTVGKEVPFNGAGEYDAALAEDTKMLNEVVVVGYGTQKKVNLTGSVAVIESKSLTNRQVGSTSLALQGAAPGVTITQQSGVPGGDAGTIRIRGVGSINAGQNPLILVDNVEMSLDAIDPNNIASISILKDAAAAAVYGSRAANGVVLVTTKRGAKGVNVSYNAYGLKQEPTDLPQKVNGLEHMKFWDVAQANSGLPAAFTQQIAAYEKKGPDNLTLFNTDWRKLVLTNNGLMQNHNLNVSVGGERVKLFASGSFLDQNGLTANTNYKRMDLRFNTDVAITNKLSASMDLVLNKSNRLWPGQNTPQYIIREMLGFPAITPGQYNTGQWGEGWSNANPAAQAQDGGFNRNLTDSQIIKGSLTYTLISGLELLATYSANYYTSRNRQFMDQYDIYNADVANNTLVFARPWPALNSLSDNYSQNYQNLFRAQATYNKSFGKHGFTLLGGFSTEDFRTSFVNTFRQNLLSPDRPYLNSGDQLGQSMSGGESRYSMVSAYGRLNYNYDEKYLLEVNGRWDASSRFRESNWWQLFPSVSAGWRLSQEKFWAGINKVVNEAKIRASYGSLGNQNLIRNGVADYYPTYSLFNSGSAYNYYFNNTVNPGYALTTAANPNIRWETSKILDIGGDFSLLRNRLNITADFFQRDIVDMLQLVPVPAYVGLTAPFVNSGSMRNQGWELGIGWRDKIRDFSYQVQVNASDVKNTLLNNGGKQIINGATIQQEGYALDSYYGYIADGLFQSAEEVKNAPFQYGNSAAGDIRYRDISGPNGVPDNKIDSYDRAILGNYFPRYEYSVNLSAQYKGFDFTAFFQGVGKKDNYLSGTAAQPFYSANFQGTMFEYQKDYWSPENTGAAYPRLTVNSIPNNYVTSSFWVRSAAYLRLKNVVLGYTLPTALTTKAKIKSARVYVSGQNLVTWTKFFPGFDPEQRDTGGEFYPIMRTYTVGLNINF
- a CDS encoding DUF4127 family protein, which codes for MTRFLTFLVFVAGLSLSAFAGKEPAYNARILLIPLDDRPPCLQFTQRMGLIGDAQVVTPPLELLGRFTTPGQSDKIISWLQEQDLKSFDAAIIALDMLAYGGLVGSRVHDVPFEVAIKRLDIVATMRKRAPGLKIYGQSVVMRLAPTADRKNGAYREKLAQWAEISVATDPAAKAETAKLEQEIPAEGLADYKQARSRNLRVNQQAIDLVRRGVIDYLLLTQDDAKPKGVHIADRETLITETRRLKLTDKIAVQPGADEVSMLLLARALNKHATYSPKVKAVYSSEKLGNTVMPFEDRPLRQTVSYHIKATGSQEVNDERDADVLYYVFASRFEPGRADSFADEIDAKIKQNKRVIVADIDPKGDVQGGDTPFTMALEKRHLLPELSGYASWNTAGNTIGTALPQGVIFTLGEAKLMKQSSVANRIWTAQSWFLIHRVLDDYYFHNLIRAKANQFAKQVGRSSTLMSDETTSQVEAYCLKLLQQSFDELVTNYEQKRPGSLQQAVRCTKPTALRFDLPWNRTFEAMIDFTISCHSVPEN
- a CDS encoding sugar MFS transporter; amino-acid sequence: MANLPTQTVTVDEQSGQTAQNYTPALLSLAVLYFMMGFITCLNDTLVPFFKKGFSLTYSQSSLVQFYFFLTYGIMSIPAGKIVEKVGYKTGMVMGFAIAAVGAILFFPASALHLYALFLAALFIIAIGIVLLQVAANPYITILGPAKTASSRLTLIQGVGSIGTTVAPLFGAYFILAPLEQSHASSDAVRYPYLGIAALLACIALVVWWLRLPVIKATAGTNEVESGKSVFSFRNLRFGLGGIFCYVGAEVSIGTFLTNYITDAIHISEKDANSYVAFYWGSMLIGRFVGALLLKSVKPSSILAVCATVAIALVAISINSAGHLAVWTMIAVGLCNSIMFAIIFSLAVQGLGKFTTQASGLLSTAIAGGAVVSFCQGLLIDHFTWPIAFLLPIVCYGYILFYGINGYKAATDL